The Pyxidicoccus sp. MSG2 DNA segment CCAGCTGGGCTCCACGTCCACCTTGGCGCACCACGCGTCGACGACGGCGCGGCGCGCGGGCTCGGAGAGCAGGGGCAGCAGCGTCTTCGCGTCCCCCAGCGAGCCCGGGGCCCGGTGGACGAGCCACGCCAGGGACTCCGGGCTCAGGCGGGGGGCCGCGCGGGCGAACAGCTTCCAGAAGGCGGTGGCGTGCGCGTGGCGCTGGAGCAGCGTCAGCGCGGCCTCGGGCCGGTGCATCGCCAGCCAGTTCCAGGCCGCGGTCTCCGGGTCGATTCGCCGGGAGAGCAGCAGCTCGAACAGCTCCAGCGCGGCGTCGGGCGCCTGGTCGGCGATGCGGGGCAGGTAGAAGCGCAGCTGCCAGCGCGTCACCGGGTCGGGCTCACCGGGCACGGCCCGCAGGCGCGCGGCGAGCACCTCCGCGAGGATGTCGGGGGCGAAGCGCGCCAGCCGGTTCCAGAAGCGGAGGCTCGGCTTCTCCAGCGCGCGGGCGAGGTGTCGGCGGATGGCGCCGGGCGTCCCCAGGGGCACCGCGTCCGCGAAGTCGGGCACGCCCGCGCGGGCGGCGAGCCAGTCGAGGTACACGTCGATGACGCCCTGGCGCTCCTGCCGCACGAGGCCTTTCAGGATGGAGCCCTCGCGGCGCATGGCGTAGGCCATCTTCAGGGCCTCCAGCGCCTGGGCGTCGTCACAGGCCAGGGGCACCAGCCGGAAGGCGAGGGCGCGGATGCGGCCGGACGCGTCGGAGGTGGCGTGGAGCACGTGGGCGCCGTCGCGCCGGGTGAACTGGGCGGCGAGGGCCAGCCGGCGCTCGTAAGCGTCTCCCCGGGCCAGCCCCTCCAGCGCGGTGCTCGCGTCCGGGTCCGTCGGCGCGCGGCGGCCCAGCTCCACCATGCGGCGGATGCGGGCGTCGTGGTGGGTGGCGGACAGCTCGGCGCGCAGCTCGGGGAGGCGGGTCTCGGGCATGGCGCGAAGGATGCCCGGGCTTGTCCGTTCCTGACAAACCGCCCCCCGTCAGGGGAGGGGCTCCAAACCCTGACTCAGTGCGACGCCTCGGTGGGGCTGACGGGGGCGTCCCCGTGCGAGTGGGCCTGGGTGTGCTGGGCGGAGAGGAACCGCCGCACGGCGCCGCGGGTGAGCAGCCCGCAGGTGGGGCTGCCCGGCGGGGTGGTGACGGGCAGTGCGTCCACGTCCTCCTGGTCCATGATGCGCAGTGCGTGGGCCAGGTCCTGGTCGGGCGTCAGCAGGGGCAGCTTGCGCGCCAGGTCGCTGGCCACCAGCAGGGGATACATGGACTCGTCGCGCCACACCTCGCGCAGGTGCTCCACCTGCACGGTGCCGTAGACCTGCCCGGCGTTGTCCAGCACCGGCAGCGCGCCCGCCTCGGAGGTGAGCAGCAAATCGGTCAGTGGGCGCAGCGGCGTGCCCGCGGGCACGGGGGACAGGTGGGCCATCACCGTGCGCACGGGCGTGCCCTCCAGCAGGTCCGTGTCGCTCTGCACCTTCGGCGCCTTGCGCTCGATGAGGTAGTGGCAGAGGGCGGAGGCGATGGTGCACGTCACCATCAGCGGGAGGATGATGTCGTGGTTCCCGCTCAGCTCGTACAGCATCATCATGCCGGTGAGCGGGCCGCGGTTGAGCGCCGCCACCGCGCCGCCCATGCCGACGAGGGCGTACGCGCCGCTGGGCCCGGTGCTGGCGGGGAAGAAGTAGTGCACCAGCGTGCCGAAGGCGCCGCCCGCCATGGCGCCGATGACGGCGGCGGGGAAGAAGGTGCCGCCCGAGCCGCCCGAGCCGATGGTGAGCGCGGTGGCCACCAGCTTCAGCACGCACGCGGTGACGAGGAAGAGGAAGGGCAGCCGGCCGACGGCGGCCAGGTTGATGTAGTCGTGCCCGCTGCCCCACACCGTGGGGCTGACGAAGGCCAGCAGGCCCACGCACAGCCCGCCCAGGCCCGCGCGGAAGTGCAGCGGCTTGCGGGACAGCCAGGGCGACAGCCGGCCCCCGCCGCGTCCGTGGAAGAAGTGCTCCACCCCGTGCAGGAGCCGCACGAAGGTGAAGGCCAGCAGCCCGCAGCCGATGCCCAGCCCCGCGTACGCCAGCACCTCGCCGCCGCTGACCAGCTCATACGGGACGCGGCGGAGCATGGGCGCCTCGCCCAGCACGCCCTGGCTCACCAGGGTGCCCGCCACGCTGGCGAGGATGATGGGCGAGAAGACGCGCAGCTCGAACTCGCGCAGGATGATTTCCATCGCGAACACCGCGCCGGCGATGGGGGCATTGAAGGACGCGGAGATGCCCGCGCCCGCGCCACAGGCCAGGAGGATGGACAGCTCCCTGCGGCTGAAGCCCAGCACGCGGCCCACGGTGGAGGCGAACGCCGCGCCGCCGTAGACGATGGGGCCCTCGCGTCCGGCGGAGCCGCCGCTGCCAATCGTTATCGCGGAGGCCACCAGCTTCAGCAGCCCGCGGTCCGCCGGCACCACGTTGGCGCCGCTCTTCACCGCGCGCACCACCTCCGGCACGCCGTGGCCGTGCGTCTCCGGCCTGTCGCGCAGCAGCCGGCCCACCGTGATGCCGCCCAGCGTGGGGGCCAGCAGCATGAGCCACCAGGGCAGGTCCGCCAGCGTCTCGGGGAGGTTGTGCGAGTGGCCGAACACGCTGTTGAGCGCCGCCAGCGCCACCAGCGGGTAGTAGAGCGACAACGCGCCCAGCGTCAGCAGCGACAGCAGCTTGAGCCGGCGCTTCACCTCGTCGCGAGGGCCGCCGGGCTGGATGAAGTGGCCCACCACCAGCGCGCCCAGTGCCAGCGGCGCGCCGATGATGGCGTACTCGAAGTGCCAGTGCGCCGTGGAGAACGCCTCCACCAGCGTCTTGAGCTGGCCCCGGCGCAGCGTGTGCGTCAGCTCGGCGGCGCCGAAGGTGATGCCGGTCATCAGGCCGATGAGGTTGGCGAAGATGCCCGCCGCCAGCCCGCTGTAGAGCCCCACCACCGCGCCCGCCACCGGCAGCACCGAGGGTCCCGGAAGCCGCAGCCGGTTCGAGGCCTGGAGGAGGTCGTGAATCAGGCGGCTCAGCGCCGCGCGAAGCCGGCTCATGAGCGCGCGGCGTTGCGCCGCGTCGGGGATGGGTACAGCGCCTTTCATTGGTGCTCCCACTAAGCAGGTGTCCCCGGACGCTTCAAGTGCCGTGAGTGGGTTGTCGGGCTGCTGGCACTCCGTACCGGCCGTGGGTCGCGCGCCCGTCAGGGGAGCAGTCGGCCATGCTACGTACGCGGGGCCGGAGGCTGGACGAGGACAGCGGCGTGGCGGGACTTCCGGCACCGCCGCGCGAGGGGCTTCGCATGCTCAAGCCAGGAGACGTGGCACCGGACTTCACCGTCCGGGACCACACCGGCCGGACGCACCGGCTGGCGGACTACCACGGGAAGAACGTGGTGCTGTGGTTCTACCCGAAGGCGGACACCCCGGGTTGAACGGCCCAGGGTTGCGGGTTCCGCGACCAGAAGACGCAGTACGAAGAGAAGAACGCGGTGATTCTGGGAGTCAGCTTCGACACGTTGGAGGAGAACAAGGCGTTCGCCGAGAAGTTCGGGTTCAACTTCCCGCTGCTGAGTGACACGGACCGGAAGCTGGGGCTCGCCTATGGCGCCTGCGACGACGCGAAGTCGCCGAACGCGCGCCGGGTGGGCGTCATCATCGGCCCGGACGGGAAGGTGAAGGCGTGGTACCCGAAGGTGGATGCCCGCGCCTTCCCGCAGGAGGCGCTGAAGCAGTTGTGAGGCCGTACACGCCGCACCCGTGACACCGGGGCGCGTCCGGCTTCAACCCCGGGCGCGCCCTCCTTCCCGTGAATCGCCTGCGACGGCCGCCCGTGGTGGCAGGGCGCTGCGCGCGGGCTCACGACTTCGGCGCAAGCGCCACCGCCGCCGCGCCGCGCACCGGCCCGCGTGCCTCCTGGAGTACCGCCACCGCGCGCAGGGACTCGCGCTTCCAGCCAGTGGCGAGCGGCACGCGCACCTCGGACACGAAGCCACCGGCCGGGTCCGCCTTCGGCGCGGGCAGCGTCACCTGGGCGCGCACCACCGCCGCGTGCTCCAGCGTGCGGCCGGCATTCTCACCCCGCGTCACCCGGCTGGACAGGCCGTCCTCGGTGAGCGCGGCCCACAACTCGGTGCCCGCCGGGGGCGCCGCGTCGAGCCGCACGGTGAGCACCGCCGCGTCCCCGTCCACGCGCGCGCCGACGCGCAGGGGCACCTTGGCCTGCTTCGCCACGGAGGCGGCCTGTTCGCGCGCCTTCGCCTCGTCGCCCACGAAGCTGCGCTCCCCATCCACCACCATCTGCGGCGTGTAGACGCGGTTGTCGTCCCCGTTGAGCGCGTAGCGCCGCTGGCGCGCGCTGAAGGCGGGCGAGG contains these protein-coding regions:
- a CDS encoding chloride channel protein; the protein is MSRLRAALSRLIHDLLQASNRLRLPGPSVLPVAGAVVGLYSGLAAGIFANLIGLMTGITFGAAELTHTLRRGQLKTLVEAFSTAHWHFEYAIIGAPLALGALVVGHFIQPGGPRDEVKRRLKLLSLLTLGALSLYYPLVALAALNSVFGHSHNLPETLADLPWWLMLLAPTLGGITVGRLLRDRPETHGHGVPEVVRAVKSGANVVPADRGLLKLVASAITIGSGGSAGREGPIVYGGAAFASTVGRVLGFSRRELSILLACGAGAGISASFNAPIAGAVFAMEIILREFELRVFSPIILASVAGTLVSQGVLGEAPMLRRVPYELVSGGEVLAYAGLGIGCGLLAFTFVRLLHGVEHFFHGRGGGRLSPWLSRKPLHFRAGLGGLCVGLLAFVSPTVWGSGHDYINLAAVGRLPFLFLVTACVLKLVATALTIGSGGSGGTFFPAAVIGAMAGGAFGTLVHYFFPASTGPSGAYALVGMGGAVAALNRGPLTGMMMLYELSGNHDIILPLMVTCTIASALCHYLIERKAPKVQSDTDLLEGTPVRTVMAHLSPVPAGTPLRPLTDLLLTSEAGALPVLDNAGQVYGTVQVEHLREVWRDESMYPLLVASDLARKLPLLTPDQDLAHALRIMDQEDVDALPVTTPPGSPTCGLLTRGAVRRFLSAQHTQAHSHGDAPVSPTEASH
- a CDS encoding peroxiredoxin, which gives rise to MLKPGDVAPDFTVRDHTGRTHRLADYHGKNVVLWFYPKADTPGUTAQGCGFRDQKTQYEEKNAVILGVSFDTLEENKAFAEKFGFNFPLLSDTDRKLGLAYGACDDAKSPNARRVGVIIGPDGKVKAWYPKVDARAFPQEALKQL
- a CDS encoding DUF1223 domain-containing protein, giving the protein MTSALLALPLVLLTAAPVSRTPVVVELYTSEGCSSCPSADAALSRLARAQPVEGVELIPLGFHVDYWDDLGWKDPYASPAFSARQRRYALNGDDNRVYTPQMVVDGERSFVGDEAKAREQAASVAKQAKVPLRVGARVDGDAAVLTVRLDAAPPAGTELWAALTEDGLSSRVTRGENAGRTLEHAAVVRAQVTLPAPKADPAGGFVSEVRVPLATGWKRESLRAVAVLQEARGPVRGAAAVALAPKS